From the Conger conger chromosome 14, fConCon1.1, whole genome shotgun sequence genome, one window contains:
- the cntn2 gene encoding contactin-2, producing the protein MPGPRRGAVWRMGRLPCLLGLCSLALCYTVAGEVCVAGHDSGPVFEEQPSSLVFPEGLSEEKVTLTCQARASPAATYRWRVNGTDVLVEGEPRYTLVAGNLVISSPQSGRDGGSYQCLATNRCGTIISRAANLKFGYLQEFSPEERSPHTVYEGAGVTLICQPPPHYPALSYHWFLNDFPFFVKSEKGRKFVSQVTGNLYMARAEANDSGNYFCFTKSHMASTTKSVFSTANQLIVQPDANPRKSAPNIKVRFPSDTYALAGHNTQLECFAYGNPVPDIRWRKVDGVLPSKANTSSDGLILNLPDLGFEDEGTYECEARNSEGRDTHQGRINVQAQPEWLQVMSDSEVEISSQLRWSCMAAGKPRPSIRWLRNGQPLASQDRVDIDSGLLKISNLALEDSGMYQCVAENKHGTIYSNAELRVQVQAPDFRLNPVRRLVPAARGGQVMMECRPRAAPKPTLFWSRGTELLTNNSRVTVTSDGNLLITNISRADEGKYTCFAENYLGKANSTGHLSVRDATKITLAPSNADINQGESVTLQCHASHDPTMDLTFTWSLNGVLLDLEDTNEHYHRAETKETIGDLLIVTAQLTHAGTYVCTAQTVVDSASASAKLVVRGPPGPPGGVVVKDVNETAVELRWSRGYDNHSPIGKYIIMGRSPLAGPWKEMRTDPSNIEGNAESARVIGLSPWMDYEFQVIASNILGSGEPSMASQTIRTGQAAPSVAPNGLGGGGGDRNELIITWTPMVREYQNGDGFGYILAFRKQNSPTWMVEKVPNVESTRFVYRNESLSPYCPFEVRIKAYNRKGEGPFSQVALIHSAEEEPTVAPRKVNATALTAFEIQVSWDAVPHQTISGILLGYEIRYWRQPYKQAAADRVRTAGLEPTARVSGLRPSTLYHVTVLAYNSAGTGPASPHTSVTTKKPPPTRPPGNVSWKTDGSRVTVRWDRVKALKNESAVLGYKVLYKHEGQSALKLLPKDQTSISLPLPKDNGYVVLEIRSWGEGGDGAAHETIVSRDSGTGMMVQNSAKILFSHKSVLLNAAVLLTLIGLLEL; encoded by the exons ATGCCAGGACCGAGGCGTGGTGCGGTGTGGAGGATGGGCCGTCTGCCTTGCCTGCTGGGCCTCTGCTCCCTGGCTCTGTGCTACACTGTCG ccggggaggtgtgtgtggccgGCCATGACAGTGGGCCTGTGTTTGAGGAGCAGCCCTCCAGCCTGGTGTTCCCAGAAGGCCTCAGTGAGGAGAAGGTCACCTTAACCTGCCAGGCCCGAGCCAGCCCTGCTGCCACATACAG GTGGAGGGTGAACGGCACAGACGTGCTGGTGGAGGGGGAACCTCGGTACACCCTGGTGGCAGGGAACTTGGTGATCAGCAGCCCCCAAAGCGGCCGGGATGGGGGCTCCTACCAGTGCCTCGCCACCAACCGCTGTGGCACCATCATTAGCCGAGCCGCCAACCTCAAGTTCGGCT acCTCCAGGAATTCTCCCCAGAAGAGAGGAGCCCACACACGGTGTATGAAGGAGCAGGAGTTACTCTTATCTGCCAGCCCCCTCCACACTACCCAG CTCTGTCCTACCACTGGTTCCTCAATGACTTCCCGTTCTTTGTGAAGTCGGAGAAGGGCCGTAAGTTTGTCTCCCAGGTGACAGGGAACCTGTACATGGCCAGGGCAGAGGCCAACGACTCGGGAAACTACTTCTGCTTTACCAAAAGCCACATGGCGTCCACCACCAAGAGCGTCTTCAGCACTGCCAACCAGCTCATAGTGCAGCCTGACG CCAATCCACGGAAGTCTGCTCCCAACATCAAAGTGAGGTTCCCCTCTGACACCTACGCTCTGGCTGGGCACAACACACAGCTGGAGTGCTTCGCTTACGGAAA TCCCGTGCCAGATATCCGCTGGAGAAAAGTAGATGGCGTGCTACCCTCCAAGGCAAACACCAGCAGCGACGGGCTGATCCTCAACCTGCCCGACCTGGGGTTCGAGGACGAGGGCACGTACGAGTGTGAGGCCCGAAACTCTGAAGGTCGCGACACCCACCAGGGCCGGATCAATGTGCAAG CCCAGCCGGAGTGGCTGCAGGTGATGAGCGACTCGGAGGTGGAGATCAGCTCTCAGCTGCGCTGGAGCTGCATGGCTGCAGGGAAGCCCCGGCCCTCCATCCGCTGGCTGCGCAACGGCCAGCCCCTCGCTTCCCAG GATCGAGTGGATATTGACAGCGGCCTGCTGAAGATCAGCAACCTGGCCCTGGAGGATTCTGGGATGTACCAGTGTGTGGCCGAGAACAAGCACGGCACCATCTACTCCAACGCAGAGCTGAGGGTGCAAG TCCAGGCTCCAGATTTCCGGCTGAACCCGGTGCGCAGGCTGGTCCCGGCAGCACGGGGGGGCCAGGTAATGATGGAGTGCCGCCCCAGAGCTGCCCCAAAACCAACCCTCTTCTGGAGCCGCGGGACAGAGCTGCTCACCAACAACAGCAG GGTGACGGTCACGTCAGATGGGAACCTCCTGATTACCAACATCAGCAGGGCAGACGAGGGGAAGTACACCTGCTTCGCCGAGAACTACCTGGGCAAGGCCAACAGCACCGGTCACCTGTCTGTGAGAG ATGCCACCAAGATCACGCTGGCACCCTCTAATGCTGACATCAACCAGGGTGAGTCTGTTACCCTGCAGTGCCATGCGTCCCATGACCCAACAATGGACCTGACCTTCACATGGTCTTTGAACGGAGTTCTCCTGGACCTTGAAGACACCAACGAACACTACCATCGCGCAGAGACC AAGGAGACCATTGGGGACCTGCTGATCGTGACTGCGCAGCTGACGCATGCAGGGACGTACGTCTGCACTGCGCAGACAGTGGTGGACAGCGCCTCCGCTTCTGCAAAACTCGTAGTCAGAG GTCCTCcggggccaccagggggcgtAGTTGTAAAGGATGTGAATGAGACGGCCGTGGAGCTGAGATGGAGTCGGGGCTATGACAATCACAGTCCCATCGGGAAGTACATCATTATGGGCCGCTCGCCCCTGGCAGGTCCCTGGAAAGAGATGAGAACAG ATCCTTCAAACATCGAGGGGAATGCAGAGTCGGCCCGTGTGATTGGTCTCTCGCCCTGGATGGACTACGAGTTCCAGGTCATTGCTAGCAACATCCTGGGCAGTGGAGAGCCGAGCATGGCCTCTCAGACCATCCGTACCGGCCAAGCAG CCCCCTCTGTGGCCCCCAACGGactcggaggaggaggaggagatcgaAATGAGCTCATCATCACctggact ccAATGGTGCGTGAGTACCAGAACGGAGATGGCTTTGGCTATATCCTGGCCTTCCGCAAGCAGAACTCGCCCACCTGGATGGTGGAGAAGGTGCCGAACGTTGAGTCCACGCGCTTTGTTTACCGAAACGAGAGCCTGTCCCCATACTGCCCCTTCGAGGTCAGGATCAAGGCCTACaacaggaagggggaggggccttTCAGCCAGGTGGCCTTGATCCACTCTGCTGAGGAAG AGCCGACCGTCGCCCCTCGAAAGGTCAACGCCACCGCCCTGACGGCCTTTGAAATCCAGGTGTCGTGGGACGCTGTGCCTCACCAGACCATCAGTGGCATCCTGCTTGGCTATGAG ATCCGCTACTGGCGGCAGCCCTACAAGCAGGCGGCGGCGGACCGCGTACGCACGGCGGGACTGGAGCCGACCGCACGGGTCAGCGGCCTCCGGCCCAGCACGCTGTACCATGTGACCGTCCTGGCGTACAACAGCGCCGGCACCGGCCCGGCCTCCCCCCACACCTCCGTCACCACCAAGAAACCGC CCCCAACCCGCCCCCCAGGGAATGTGTCATGGAAGACTGATGGATCAAGGGTAACAGTGAGGTGGGATCGCGTGAAAGCTCTGAAGAATGAGTCTGCTGTTTTAGGCTAcaag GTGTTGTACAAACATGAGGGCCAGTCTGCTCTGAAGCTTCTGCCGAAGGACCAGACCTCCATCAGCCTGCCTTTGCCCAAGGACAACGGCTATGTCGTGCTGGAGATCCGCTcctggggggaagggggagacgGGGCGGCTCACGAGACTATCGTTTCCCGGGATTCAG GAACTGGAATGATGGTTCAGAATTCAGCCAAGATTCTCTTCTCCCATAAGTCTGTTCTCCTTAACGCTGCAGTGTTGCTCACTCTCATTGGTTTACTGGAACTCTAA